The Methyloferula stellata AR4 genome includes a window with the following:
- a CDS encoding COG4223 family protein produces MAGHDETGSDANREPGPDSVTPFGTPSPLHREKPTIEGEAIHVPEAEAEKPASPEPLAEVKLAMEELLAGDEHPTDHEAAASAEAHAEAAASNGAVPPHVAPPPHRGFSFFAIILVALIGAATGFASAYVARLFLDDSQKTFAALDQRISAMNAKLDADQRKIDTANASSRDLVSSLEKRIGAVEKSASDALGLAKAAQAQAQQVQSAAPSDTSAPATVDLAPVQSRIDALEHRIGQLEAALNAPKSAVRAPQEPEAKPDPQAVNAPAIAIIAENLTQKIASGAPFTTELAALEKLGADKAKLAVLQPAAGKGIVTTKALADQFAALTPALLATEKPASPPDENVFDRLMSHAAGLVRVRKLNDLSGEDLPARVARVKDALAHDDLDRALQERATFPEAAKTASAAWAEAAKARVATLAAAKGIAADAMANLVKVKS; encoded by the coding sequence ATGGCCGGGCACGACGAGACGGGTTCAGACGCCAATCGAGAGCCCGGTCCGGACTCCGTGACGCCTTTCGGCACACCATCGCCATTGCACCGCGAAAAACCCACCATCGAAGGTGAAGCGATCCACGTGCCGGAAGCGGAAGCCGAAAAGCCCGCATCGCCCGAACCGCTCGCCGAGGTGAAACTCGCCATGGAGGAACTGCTCGCTGGCGACGAACACCCGACAGATCATGAAGCTGCGGCTTCCGCCGAGGCGCATGCCGAAGCCGCCGCGTCCAACGGCGCCGTGCCGCCGCATGTTGCACCGCCGCCGCACCGCGGATTTTCCTTTTTTGCGATCATTCTCGTTGCGCTGATCGGCGCTGCGACCGGATTTGCCAGCGCCTATGTTGCGCGGCTTTTTCTCGACGACAGTCAAAAGACTTTCGCAGCGCTCGATCAACGCATCAGCGCGATGAACGCCAAGCTCGATGCGGATCAAAGGAAGATCGATACGGCAAACGCCAGCAGCCGCGATTTGGTGAGCTCGCTTGAAAAGCGCATCGGTGCGGTAGAAAAATCCGCGAGCGATGCGCTTGGCCTTGCCAAAGCCGCGCAGGCGCAAGCCCAGCAGGTGCAAAGCGCGGCTCCCTCCGATACATCGGCTCCCGCAACCGTCGATCTCGCGCCCGTGCAATCGCGCATCGATGCGCTCGAACACCGCATCGGCCAGCTTGAAGCGGCGTTGAATGCGCCAAAGAGCGCCGTGCGCGCGCCGCAGGAGCCGGAAGCCAAGCCCGATCCGCAAGCGGTCAATGCACCGGCGATTGCGATCATAGCTGAAAACCTCACGCAAAAAATCGCAAGCGGCGCGCCCTTTACAACGGAACTCGCGGCGCTCGAAAAACTCGGCGCCGACAAAGCCAAACTGGCCGTGCTGCAACCTGCCGCGGGCAAGGGCATCGTCACGACGAAGGCGCTCGCCGATCAGTTTGCCGCTTTGACGCCCGCTTTGCTCGCCACCGAAAAGCCTGCGAGCCCGCCGGACGAGAATGTTTTCGACCGGCTGATGAGCCATGCCGCGGGCCTCGTGCGCGTCCGCAAGCTCAACGACCTTTCGGGCGAAGACCTGCCGGCCCGGGTCGCGCGGGTCAAGGATGCACTTGCGCATGACGATCTGGATCGTGCGCTTCAGGAAAGGGCTACCTTTCCCGAAGCTGCGAAAACCGCATCGGCCGCTTGGGCCGAGGCAGCGAAAGCCCGCGTCGCGACGTTGGCTGCGGCCAAAGGCATTGCCGCCGATGCCATGGCCAATCTGGTCAAAGTGAAGTCTTAA
- a CDS encoding HpcH/HpaI aldolase/citrate lyase family protein, with the protein MTVQPRRSVLFMPGSNPRAHEKAKTLAADTFVFDLEDTVRPEDKDKARERVAAAIKAGGFRGREIAVKINDRITPWGKDDIAMIAAVGPAAVLIPKVATPGDIMLAAKDLRDAGAPEHTRLWAMMDTPLAVLNADSILRTAVDPAARFEVAVMGVNELAKETRVRLAPGRMGLIPWLSTCVAAARAYGLDILDGVFNEITNETGFRAECEQGRELGMDGKALIHPNQIKICNEVFAPPQEEIAWAAKIIQAFAAPENATKGVLLLEGRMIERSHEETAQRTVKFAKAIAAMA; encoded by the coding sequence ATGACTGTTCAACCGCGCCGGAGCGTTCTCTTCATGCCGGGGTCCAATCCCCGCGCGCATGAGAAGGCCAAGACGCTCGCAGCCGATACTTTCGTCTTCGATCTGGAAGACACCGTGCGGCCGGAAGACAAGGATAAAGCCCGCGAACGTGTCGCCGCGGCGATCAAGGCCGGCGGCTTTCGCGGCCGTGAGATCGCGGTCAAGATCAATGACCGGATCACGCCCTGGGGCAAGGACGATATCGCGATGATCGCCGCCGTCGGTCCCGCCGCCGTGCTGATTCCCAAGGTCGCGACGCCGGGCGATATCATGCTCGCCGCGAAAGATCTGCGCGATGCCGGCGCGCCCGAGCATACGCGGCTCTGGGCGATGATGGATACGCCGCTCGCCGTTCTCAACGCGGATTCGATTTTGCGCACCGCCGTCGATCCCGCCGCGCGGTTCGAAGTCGCCGTCATGGGCGTCAACGAACTTGCCAAGGAAACGCGCGTGCGATTGGCGCCCGGACGCATGGGCCTGATTCCTTGGCTATCGACCTGCGTCGCCGCCGCCCGCGCCTATGGCCTCGATATTTTGGATGGCGTCTTCAACGAAATTACGAATGAGACAGGCTTCCGCGCCGAATGCGAACAGGGCCGCGAGCTTGGCATGGACGGCAAGGCGTTGATCCATCCCAATCAGATTAAGATCTGCAACGAGGTTTTTGCTCCGCCGCAGGAAGAGATCGCCTGGGCGGCCAAGATCATCCAGGCTTTCGCCGCGCCGGAAAATGCAACCAAGGGCGTGCTTTTGCTCGAAGGCCGCATGATCGAACGCTCGCATGAAGAGACCGCACAACGCACCGTCAAATTCGCAAAGGCGATCGCGGCCATGGCATGA
- a CDS encoding carbonic anhydrase gives MSQEPKKQDTEDFEDGPAAGYETACCPGHLFLPNRLVKGYDAFLNGRFAQEHGRFRKLAETGQKPKVLLIGCSDSRVSPEVIFDAEPGEIFVIRNVANLIPPYRPDTDLHGTSAALEFGVVALGVEHIVVMGHALCGGVRAFAQHESDPHYTPLSPGDFIGHWISLIEPAAEKLGPRRETEPLADYSERLAKASVVQQLANLRGFPYIKDREADGRLKLHGAYFGIADGLLLALNEETGQFLPVAEETHPALSAKPKA, from the coding sequence ATGAGCCAAGAACCGAAAAAACAAGATACGGAAGACTTCGAGGACGGCCCGGCTGCCGGATATGAGACGGCCTGCTGTCCCGGACATCTCTTTTTGCCGAACCGGCTGGTTAAAGGCTACGATGCCTTTCTCAATGGTCGCTTCGCGCAGGAGCATGGACGCTTTCGCAAACTCGCCGAAACCGGGCAAAAGCCGAAGGTCCTGCTCATCGGCTGTTCGGATTCGCGCGTCTCGCCGGAAGTCATCTTCGATGCCGAGCCCGGCGAAATTTTCGTCATACGCAATGTCGCCAATCTGATCCCGCCCTATCGGCCGGATACGGATCTGCACGGCACATCGGCGGCGCTTGAATTCGGCGTCGTGGCGTTGGGCGTCGAACATATCGTCGTGATGGGCCATGCTCTATGCGGAGGCGTGCGCGCCTTCGCTCAGCACGAATCCGATCCGCATTATACGCCCTTGTCGCCAGGCGATTTCATCGGACATTGGATTAGTTTGATCGAACCTGCCGCGGAGAAGCTCGGGCCGCGGAGAGAAACCGAGCCGCTCGCCGATTACAGCGAGAGGCTGGCAAAGGCATCGGTCGTCCAGCAGCTCGCGAATCTGCGCGGTTTTCCATACATCAAGGACCGCGAGGCTGATGGCAGGTTGAAGTTGCATGGCGCCTATTTCGGCATAGCCGACGGGCTTTTGTTGGCGCTCAACGAGGAGACGGGTCAGTTTTTGCCGGTCGCCGAGGAAACCCATCCGGCGCTGTCGGCCAAGCCGAAAGCCTGA
- a CDS encoding aspartate-semialdehyde dehydrogenase, with product MGFKVAVVGATGNVGREMLDILAERQFPIDEIVALASSRSIGTEVSFGDKILKCKVLENYDFTGTDICLMSAGGAISKEWSPKIGKQGCVVIDNSSTWRMDPDVPLIVPEVNADAIVGFSKKNIIANPNCSTAQLVVALKPLHDVAIIKRVIVSTYQSVSGAGKEAMDELFSQTRAIFVSDPVETKKFAKRIAFNVIPEIDVFMEDGYTKEEWKMMAETKKMLDPKIKLTATCVRVPVFVGHAESVNVEFEKPISADEARDILREAPGCLVIDKHEPGGYMTPHEAAGEDATFISRIREDATVENGLTFWCVADNLRKGAALNAIQIAEVLINRKLIQPKKKAA from the coding sequence ATGGGTTTTAAGGTCGCCGTCGTCGGCGCTACCGGCAATGTCGGGCGTGAAATGCTCGATATTTTGGCCGAGCGTCAATTTCCGATCGATGAGATCGTCGCGCTGGCTTCGTCGCGCTCGATCGGCACGGAAGTTTCTTTCGGCGACAAAATCCTCAAATGCAAAGTGCTCGAAAATTATGATTTCACCGGCACCGACATCTGCCTGATGTCGGCTGGCGGCGCCATCTCCAAGGAATGGTCGCCGAAGATCGGCAAGCAAGGCTGCGTCGTCATCGACAATTCCTCCACCTGGCGCATGGACCCCGATGTCCCGCTGATCGTGCCGGAGGTCAATGCCGATGCGATCGTCGGATTTTCGAAGAAGAACATCATCGCCAATCCGAATTGCTCGACGGCGCAGCTCGTCGTCGCCCTGAAGCCCTTGCATGACGTTGCCATCATCAAGCGCGTCATCGTGTCGACCTATCAATCCGTCTCCGGCGCCGGCAAGGAAGCGATGGACGAATTGTTTTCGCAGACGCGCGCGATCTTCGTCTCGGATCCGGTCGAGACCAAGAAATTTGCAAAGCGTATCGCCTTCAATGTGATCCCTGAGATCGACGTCTTCATGGAGGACGGCTACACGAAGGAAGAATGGAAGATGATGGCCGAGACGAAGAAGATGCTCGACCCCAAGATCAAGCTCACCGCGACCTGCGTGCGCGTGCCGGTCTTCGTCGGCCACGCGGAATCGGTGAATGTCGAATTCGAGAAGCCCATCTCAGCCGATGAGGCGCGCGATATTCTGCGCGAAGCGCCCGGCTGTCTCGTCATCGATAAACATGAGCCAGGCGGCTATATGACACCGCATGAGGCGGCGGGCGAGGATGCGACCTTCATCTCGCGCATACGCGAGGACGCGACGGTCGAAAACGGCCTCACCTTCTGGTGCGTCGCCGATAATCTGCGCAAGGGCGCGGCCCTGAATGCCATTCAGATCGCCGAAGTGCTGATCAACCGCAAGCTCATCCAGCCGAAGAAAAAGGCGGCGTGA
- a CDS encoding DUF3597 domain-containing protein, protein MSMFGNIMSKIFGHHQEIAAATPPVVTPETSSSAATGTAAPEVAATPINAASATAQIAGVDVEAVLTNLAAHHHEKLDWQKSIVDLLKLLGLDSSLEARKELAAELHYAGSTDDSAAMNIWLHKQVMVKLAENGGKVPDELKH, encoded by the coding sequence ATGAGCATGTTCGGAAACATCATGTCGAAGATTTTCGGTCATCATCAAGAGATCGCTGCGGCTACGCCCCCCGTCGTGACGCCGGAAACCTCTTCTTCCGCTGCCACCGGGACTGCCGCGCCGGAAGTGGCGGCCACGCCGATCAATGCCGCGTCCGCGACGGCGCAGATCGCCGGCGTCGACGTGGAAGCCGTTCTGACGAACCTCGCGGCGCATCATCATGAAAAACTCGATTGGCAGAAATCGATCGTCGATCTCTTGAAGCTTCTCGGCCTCGACTCGAGCCTTGAGGCGCGCAAGGAACTCGCCGCCGAATTGCATTACGCGGGCAGCACGGATGATTCAGCCGCCATGAACATCTGGCTGCACAAGCAGGTGATGGTGAAACTCGCCGAGAACGGCGGCAAGGTGCCGGACGAACTCAAGCATTGA
- a CDS encoding TonB-dependent receptor plug domain-containing protein, whose amino-acid sequence MSSKIHHRAFLSLGTATGFLTALSFPAVAQQANAPAPAAAATLPAVNVQGTDTGLANAAMAPDQPPPVDLGPLGKQPVLDTPQSVNFIPDTLILNQQVQTVNDTLRYLPSVEIRDQQGLEVSRPQSRGFQSSIVSNTRLDGLNVIGTTAIPAENLAGIQVLNGLAGALYGPESPSGVFNYILKEPTDAPFFRYIQSFDSQSLFAAHGASRDGPLPGRQRDEHILLCVDRRRIEHRRRQWRRYRLVRRPADL is encoded by the coding sequence ATGTCGTCCAAAATACATCATCGCGCCTTTCTCAGCCTCGGCACAGCGACCGGTTTTCTAACGGCGCTTTCATTCCCGGCGGTGGCACAACAAGCAAACGCACCTGCGCCTGCCGCCGCGGCCACATTGCCGGCCGTCAATGTGCAAGGCACGGACACAGGTCTCGCCAATGCGGCTATGGCGCCCGATCAACCGCCGCCAGTCGATCTCGGGCCGCTCGGCAAGCAGCCCGTGCTCGACACGCCGCAATCGGTCAATTTTATCCCGGATACTCTGATCCTCAATCAGCAGGTTCAGACCGTCAACGATACGCTGCGCTATTTGCCCTCGGTCGAGATCAGAGATCAGCAGGGGCTCGAAGTGTCGCGGCCGCAATCGCGCGGCTTTCAAAGCAGCATCGTGTCGAACACGCGGCTCGACGGCTTGAACGTCATCGGCACGACGGCGATCCCGGCCGAGAATCTCGCGGGCATCCAGGTGTTGAACGGGCTTGCAGGCGCGCTTTACGGACCTGAATCGCCCTCGGGCGTGTTCAATTACATTTTGAAGGAGCCGACCGACGCACCCTTCTTCCGCTATATCCAAAGCTTCGACTCGCAGAGCCTGTTCGCTGCTCATGGGGCATCGCGTGACGGCCCGCTTCCAGGTCGTCAACGTGACGAACACATTCTATTATGCGTCGATCGCCGACGGATCGAACATCGTCGGCGCCAATGGCGGCGATACCGCCTGGTTCGGCGCCCCGCGGACCTATGA
- the leuB gene encoding 3-isopropylmalate dehydrogenase has translation MATYKLLILPGDGIGVEVMAEVEKIAQWFTKEGIAAFEFEKGLVGGCAYDAHGKAISDSDVALAQAADAVLLGAVGGPKWDGVPYDVRPEAGLLRLRKDMQLFANLRPAICYPALADASSLKRELVDGLDIMIVRELTGGVYFGEPKQIIDLGNGQRRAIDTQVYDTYEIERIARVAFELARKRRNKVTSSEKHNVMKSGLLWYETVIALHARDYKDVECEHQLADSLGMQLVRRPKQFDVIVTDNLFGDILSDIASMLTGSLGMLPSASLGEVDQKTGQRKALYEPVHGSAPDIAGKGIANPIAMIASFGMALRYSFGLIEAADKIEKAISSVLDKGLRTADIKGEKGDAVSTSQMGDAILAALQTA, from the coding sequence TTGGCCACATATAAGCTTCTCATCCTTCCCGGCGACGGCATCGGCGTCGAAGTCATGGCGGAAGTCGAAAAGATCGCCCAATGGTTCACCAAGGAAGGCATTGCCGCGTTCGAATTCGAAAAGGGCCTTGTCGGCGGCTGCGCCTACGATGCGCATGGCAAGGCGATTTCAGATTCCGACGTGGCGCTCGCTCAGGCCGCGGACGCGGTGCTGCTCGGCGCCGTCGGCGGCCCGAAATGGGATGGTGTTCCCTATGACGTGCGCCCCGAGGCCGGCCTTTTGCGCCTGCGCAAGGACATGCAGCTTTTCGCCAATCTGCGTCCCGCCATCTGCTATCCGGCGCTCGCGGATGCCTCATCGCTCAAGCGCGAACTGGTCGACGGGCTCGACATCATGATCGTGCGCGAATTGACCGGCGGCGTCTATTTCGGCGAGCCGAAACAGATCATCGATCTCGGCAATGGCCAGAGGCGCGCCATCGATACCCAGGTCTACGACACTTACGAGATCGAGCGCATCGCCCGCGTCGCCTTCGAGCTCGCGCGCAAGCGCCGCAACAAGGTGACCTCATCCGAAAAGCATAATGTGATGAAGTCCGGCCTTCTCTGGTACGAGACCGTGATCGCGCTGCACGCGCGTGACTATAAGGATGTCGAATGCGAGCATCAGCTTGCCGACTCGCTCGGCATGCAGCTCGTGCGGCGGCCGAAGCAATTCGACGTCATCGTCACGGACAATCTCTTCGGCGACATTCTCTCGGATATCGCCTCGATGCTGACCGGTTCGCTCGGCATGCTGCCGTCGGCTTCGCTGGGCGAGGTCGATCAGAAGACCGGCCAGCGCAAGGCGCTCTACGAGCCCGTGCATGGATCGGCGCCCGATATCGCCGGCAAAGGCATCGCCAATCCGATCGCGATGATCGCATCCTTCGGCATGGCGCTACGCTATTCCTTCGGGCTCATCGAAGCTGCGGATAAGATCGAGAAAGCGATATCGAGCGTTCTCGACAAGGGTCTGCGCACCGCCGACATCAAGGGTGAGAAGGGCGACGCCGTTTCGACCTCTCAGATGGGCGATGCGATCCTCGCCGCGCTGCAAACGGCCTAA
- a CDS encoding efflux RND transporter periplasmic adaptor subunit — protein MFQRARFAAIVFRLSLVIVPALVLSACGEAKSDVTEIKPDRPVLVTQVHYAPETPARSFDASVRPRIETDQGFRVSGKVARRLVDVGDTVAPGQALGTLDDTDLNLQLEQARAEAGAAKISLEQAAADEARGAELRRAGWTSQAAFDKLRSAAEEARGRDRRAQRAVELATNSVAYSILKADSAGVVTATFIEPGQVVAVGQAAIRVAKLGEKEAVIAAPESLLDLVRRGEARVTLWSAPNHSYQARLRELAPAADATTRTYAARFSLPDADDAVALGMSATLTLRDLHGAPAAKVPLSALFNQGAGPALWVVEADGTLQLKHVTVTRYDGDWAYVADGVDEGVSIVTLGVQKLDPHEKVRVVSRLGS, from the coding sequence ATGTTCCAACGAGCTCGTTTTGCTGCGATCGTCTTTCGCCTTAGCCTTGTTATTGTTCCTGCTTTAGTCCTTTCCGCCTGCGGCGAAGCCAAGAGCGATGTCACTGAGATCAAGCCCGATCGGCCGGTTCTGGTGACGCAGGTTCACTACGCGCCGGAAACGCCGGCCCGGTCCTTCGATGCCTCGGTCCGGCCTCGGATCGAAACCGATCAAGGATTTCGGGTTTCGGGCAAGGTCGCGCGTCGGCTGGTGGACGTTGGCGATACGGTCGCCCCGGGCCAGGCGCTCGGCACGCTCGATGATACAGACTTGAATCTGCAGCTCGAGCAGGCACGAGCGGAAGCCGGCGCCGCCAAAATTTCGCTTGAGCAAGCGGCTGCGGATGAAGCGCGCGGCGCGGAATTGCGCCGTGCCGGCTGGACGTCGCAAGCCGCCTTCGACAAATTGCGCTCCGCCGCCGAAGAGGCGCGCGGGCGTGACCGCCGGGCGCAGCGCGCCGTGGAACTGGCAACCAATTCGGTCGCCTATTCGATTCTAAAGGCCGATTCGGCAGGCGTGGTTACGGCAACTTTCATCGAACCGGGCCAGGTCGTCGCCGTCGGACAGGCCGCTATCCGCGTCGCCAAGCTCGGCGAAAAGGAAGCCGTGATCGCGGCGCCGGAATCCTTGCTCGATCTGGTCCGTCGCGGCGAGGCACGCGTCACTTTATGGTCCGCACCGAACCATAGCTATCAAGCACGTTTGCGCGAGCTTGCGCCGGCTGCCGATGCGACGACACGAACCTATGCCGCGCGGTTTTCATTGCCGGATGCCGATGACGCGGTGGCGCTCGGTATGAGCGCGACGCTCACCTTGCGCGATCTTCATGGCGCGCCGGCGGCGAAAGTTCCCCTCAGCGCCTTGTTCAATCAAGGCGCTGGCCCAGCCCTTTGGGTGGTCGAGGCCGATGGAACGCTTCAACTGAAACACGTCACTGTCACGCGCTACGACGGCGATTGGGCCTATGTGGCGGATGGTGTCGATGAAGGCGTGTCGATCGTCACGCTCGGCGTTCAGAAGCTCGACCCGCACGAGAAGGTGCGCGTCGTAAGCCGGCTCGGTTCATAA
- a CDS encoding efflux RND transporter permease subunit has translation MRKLNLSEWAVHHQALVLFLIIVLGIGGAFSYMKLGRAEDPSFTIKIAVVTAIWPGATAEEMQNQVADPIEKKAQELPFFDRVQTYSKPSFTAMQVFFKDTTPPAQIPYLFYLLRKKLADAQGSLPQGLIGPSVNDEYGDVDSVLYTISGKGTDYAQLKKIAENMRQRLLKVPDVVKVNMYGVQDQKIFVDFSQAKLANLNLQPQSIFDSLAKQNAVNASGVVETQSARVPMRITGALVGAAAVAETPVEANGRVFRLGDIANVTDGFEDPPSFLLRQRGEPSLALGVVMAKGGNLITLGDALKSAMAEITAQLPVGIDIEQIADQPKVVQTAIGEFTRSFTEALVIVLVVSFLSLGWRTGIVVAVSVPLVLAIVFIIMSAMGLDLHRITLGALIIALGLLVDDAIIAVEMMVVKMEQGVDRLKAATFAWDSTAFPMLTGTLVTAAGFLPVGFAASSTGEYAGGIFWVVMIALLASWIVAVVFTPYLGVKLLPDFAKHGHRDPDAIYDTRMYRGLRSLVRWCIKQRMIVVAATGGIFALAVVGFGHVQQQFFPLSERPELFLQLRLPEGTAIGTTLGITKEAEKLIADDPDIETYTAYVGQGSPRFWLGLNPQLPDESYAEIVIVARDIEARERLKTKLEAAAAAGALNAARVRVDRFNFGPPVGFPVQFRVIGPDPNTVRGVAYQVRDVMRANPKVVEPQLDWNEQEPSVRLVLDQDRARALGLNPQDVANTLQMLLSGVTVTTVREGIEKVDVVARAIKSERADLGHIGDLAITSRNGVPVPLAQVAKIVYGHEEPILWRRSRDMAITVRSDVVDGVQAPDVTNEIWPALVKIRAELAPGYRIEIGGAIEESAKANASLFAVFPYMLVAMLTILMLQLQSFPRLALVFLTAPLGLIGASLGLNLAHRPFGFVALLGLIALAGMIMRNTVILVDQIEDDVKRGLPRGEAIVEATVRRARPVVLTALAAILAMIPLSHSAFWGPMATVIMGGLFVATFLTLLFLPALYSLWFRKSLGSQPAAQDTEPSHRTGEAIPGLPALSMK, from the coding sequence ATGCGCAAGCTGAACCTGTCCGAATGGGCCGTCCATCATCAAGCTCTCGTGCTGTTCTTGATTATCGTTCTCGGGATTGGCGGCGCCTTCTCTTATATGAAGCTCGGCCGCGCGGAAGATCCGTCCTTTACGATCAAGATCGCCGTCGTCACGGCCATTTGGCCCGGCGCGACGGCCGAGGAAATGCAGAACCAGGTGGCGGATCCGATCGAGAAGAAGGCGCAGGAGCTGCCCTTTTTCGACAGGGTGCAGACCTATTCGAAACCGTCTTTCACCGCGATGCAGGTCTTTTTCAAGGACACGACGCCGCCGGCACAGATCCCCTATCTCTTCTATCTGTTGCGCAAGAAGCTGGCCGATGCGCAAGGCTCGCTTCCGCAAGGCCTCATCGGCCCGAGCGTCAACGACGAATATGGCGACGTCGATTCCGTCCTCTATACGATATCCGGCAAGGGCACCGATTATGCGCAATTGAAGAAGATCGCGGAGAATATGCGCCAGCGGCTTCTCAAAGTGCCGGATGTCGTGAAGGTGAATATGTATGGCGTCCAGGACCAGAAAATCTTCGTGGATTTCAGTCAGGCCAAGCTCGCCAATCTCAATTTGCAGCCGCAATCGATCTTCGACTCGCTTGCGAAGCAGAATGCGGTCAATGCGTCGGGTGTCGTCGAGACGCAATCCGCCCGCGTGCCTATGCGCATCACCGGCGCCCTCGTCGGCGCGGCGGCCGTGGCCGAGACGCCCGTTGAAGCCAATGGGCGTGTTTTCCGGCTCGGCGACATAGCGAATGTAACGGACGGGTTTGAAGATCCGCCAAGCTTTCTCTTGCGGCAAAGGGGTGAACCTTCGCTTGCGCTCGGCGTCGTCATGGCCAAAGGCGGCAATCTCATCACGCTGGGCGATGCGCTGAAAAGCGCGATGGCGGAGATCACCGCGCAGCTCCCGGTCGGCATCGATATCGAGCAGATCGCCGATCAGCCGAAGGTGGTCCAGACCGCTATCGGCGAATTCACCCGCTCCTTCACCGAGGCCCTTGTCATCGTCCTCGTCGTAAGCTTCCTCTCGCTTGGCTGGCGGACCGGCATCGTGGTCGCGGTTTCCGTGCCTCTCGTGCTCGCCATCGTCTTCATCATCATGAGCGCGATGGGGCTCGATCTGCATCGCATCACACTCGGGGCGTTGATTATCGCGCTCGGGCTGCTCGTCGACGACGCGATCATCGCCGTCGAAATGATGGTCGTCAAAATGGAGCAGGGCGTCGATCGCCTGAAGGCTGCGACTTTCGCCTGGGACTCGACCGCTTTCCCCATGCTGACCGGCACGCTTGTGACGGCGGCGGGCTTCCTCCCCGTCGGCTTCGCGGCCTCCTCGACCGGGGAATATGCCGGCGGCATTTTCTGGGTCGTGATGATCGCGCTTCTCGCTTCCTGGATCGTCGCGGTCGTCTTCACGCCTTATCTCGGCGTGAAGCTTCTTCCCGATTTCGCAAAGCACGGGCATCGCGATCCGGACGCCATCTATGACACGCGGATGTATCGCGGGCTGCGCTCATTGGTGCGCTGGTGCATCAAACAACGCATGATCGTCGTCGCGGCGACTGGCGGGATTTTCGCGCTCGCGGTCGTGGGCTTTGGCCATGTCCAGCAGCAGTTTTTCCCTTTGTCGGAACGGCCCGAGCTCTTCCTGCAATTACGTCTGCCGGAAGGCACGGCGATTGGCACAACCCTCGGCATCACGAAAGAGGCCGAAAAGCTCATAGCCGACGATCCCGATATCGAAACTTACACGGCCTATGTCGGTCAGGGCTCGCCACGTTTCTGGCTGGGGCTGAACCCGCAGCTTCCCGATGAATCTTATGCGGAGATCGTCATCGTCGCCCGCGATATAGAGGCGCGTGAACGTCTCAAGACGAAACTCGAAGCCGCAGCGGCTGCGGGCGCGCTCAATGCGGCACGCGTGCGCGTCGATCGTTTCAACTTCGGGCCGCCTGTCGGTTTCCCGGTGCAGTTTCGCGTCATCGGCCCAGATCCGAACACCGTCCGCGGTGTTGCCTATCAAGTGCGCGACGTCATGCGCGCCAATCCGAAGGTGGTCGAGCCGCAGCTCGATTGGAACGAACAAGAACCATCGGTGCGCCTGGTGCTCGATCAGGATCGTGCGCGCGCGCTTGGTCTCAATCCGCAAGACGTCGCCAACACGCTTCAGATGCTGTTATCGGGCGTCACCGTGACCACGGTCCGCGAGGGCATCGAGAAGGTCGATGTGGTGGCGCGGGCGATCAAGTCGGAACGTGCCGATCTCGGCCATATAGGCGATCTCGCGATCACCTCACGCAATGGTGTTCCGGTTCCGCTCGCGCAGGTGGCGAAGATCGTCTACGGCCACGAGGAGCCGATTCTCTGGCGCCGCAGCCGCGATATGGCGATTACCGTGCGCTCCGATGTCGTCGACGGCGTCCAAGCGCCCGATGTTACAAATGAAATCTGGCCGGCCCTGGTGAAGATCCGCGCCGAGCTTGCGCCCGGCTATAGAATCGAGATCGGCGGCGCTATAGAGGAGTCCGCCAAGGCCAATGCGTCGCTCTTCGCTGTCTTTCCCTATATGCTCGTTGCCATGCTGACGATTCTAATGCTGCAATTGCAAAGCTTTCCGCGCTTGGCCCTGGTGTTTCTCACGGCACCTTTGGGGCTGATCGGCGCATCGCTCGGGCTCAATCTCGCGCATCGGCCCTTCGGTTTCGTGGCGCTGCTCGGTCTCATCGCGCTCGCCGGCATGATCATGCGCAATACGGTGATTTTGGTCGATCAGATCGAGGACGACGTGAAGCGCGGACTGCCGCGCGGCGAGGCGATCGTCGAGGCGACGGTCAGACGCGCGCGGCCCGTCGTGCTGACGGCATTGGCGGCCATCCTCGCCATGATTCCTCTGTCGCATTCGGCCTTCTGGGGTCCCATGGCGACGGTGATCATGGGCGGGCTCTTCGTCGCGACATTCCTGACGCTGCTCTTCCTGCCGGCGCTCTATTCGTTGTGGTTTCGCAAGAGCCTCGGTTCTCAGCCGGCAGCGCAGGACACCGAACCCTCACATCGAACCGGCGAGGCCATTCCCGGCCTCCCGGCCCTTTCCATGAAATAA